From the genome of Uranotaenia lowii strain MFRU-FL chromosome 1, ASM2978415v1, whole genome shotgun sequence, one region includes:
- the LOC129752365 gene encoding uncharacterized protein LOC129752365, with translation MTKSLIFPNATKKTNEMDKLATGMERTSYGTKATEAAEKTASESVLTQVKINNIFRKPEKNCEEEFMLSFSVSGLTYECHGTWKERTPKSVISETSMEGFSTEFLSDLSDIQFNDDYWIFGINSEAECI, from the exons ATGACCAAGTCTTTGATATTTCCAAATGCCACAAAAAAG ACTAATGAAATGGATAAGCTTGCTACCGGAATGGAACGTACAAGCTACGGTACAAAAGCTACGGAAGCTGCTGAAAAAACTGCGAGCGAGTCAGTCCTAACACAAGTAAAGATCAACAACATTTTCCGGAAACCGGAGAAGAATTGTGAGGAGGAATTCATGTTAAGCTTTTCAGTCTCAG GATTAACATATGAGTGTCACGGAACTTGGAAAGAACGAACCCCTAAGTCGGTAATTTCGGAGACGTCAatggaaggtttttcaacagaaTTTTTATCTGATTTATCTGATATCCAGTTCAACGATGATTACTGGATCTTTGGAATCAATTCGGAAGCAGAATGTATATAA